A part of Leptospira yasudae genomic DNA contains:
- a CDS encoding ABC-F family ATP-binding cassette domain-containing protein: protein MNLISVDKISKEIGAKVLLNQISFGINEGEKIGILGINGSGKTTLLKMLAGLDVPDSGQILKNKILQIAVLSQSPSFNPDHNILEHIFSSPSPILETVRAYEAVCGRLDSGDANVEEEYNRLMQEMDRLGAWELESWFRSLLKELDLSDLSLKMSSLSGGMLKKVALVQTLVEESNLLILDEPTNHLDVDTILWLQDYLIETKKAVILVTHDRYFLEEVTDRIIELENGNLSSFPGNFGFYLEKKAELEANRERAEHKEKQFLKKELEWLRRQPKARGTKQKGRTDRALEVLNRKKAGKEIVLDFSVSGRKLGKKILELKNLTKSFRKPILSGFSYTFKNGERIGIVGPNGAGKSTLLNLISGREKPDSGDVSVGMNTSFGYFDQISKELPGEMRVIDYVKKECGVSVKMSDDRVLSAADMLELFLFDGRLQAGAIKNLSGGERRRLYLVAILMTNPNFLILDEPTNDLDIKTLSVLEEFLVEFGGCILVVSHDRYFMDRTVDYLFVFQGNGVVEKFPGNYSEYLEYKNYLNKQKDKKEPEVRQKETDSSKNKKGLNFNQKKELEALEAEISELEDEERKLTELLQSGSGKPEELAASGKRLTEIHSILPLKMERWEELQSLL, encoded by the coding sequence ATGAATTTAATCTCCGTAGATAAGATCTCGAAAGAGATCGGCGCCAAAGTCCTACTCAATCAAATCAGTTTCGGAATCAACGAAGGGGAGAAGATCGGAATTCTCGGAATCAACGGTTCCGGTAAAACGACCCTTTTGAAAATGCTCGCGGGTTTGGACGTTCCCGACAGCGGACAAATTCTGAAAAATAAAATTCTTCAGATCGCCGTCTTATCGCAATCGCCTTCCTTCAATCCGGATCACAATATCCTCGAACATATCTTTTCCAGTCCGAGTCCGATTCTGGAAACGGTGCGGGCCTATGAAGCGGTTTGCGGCCGTCTCGATTCGGGAGACGCGAACGTCGAGGAAGAATACAATCGGCTTATGCAGGAGATGGACCGTCTCGGTGCATGGGAACTGGAATCCTGGTTTCGTTCCCTTTTGAAGGAATTGGATCTTTCCGATCTTTCCTTAAAGATGAGTTCCCTTTCGGGCGGGATGCTCAAGAAAGTCGCTTTGGTTCAAACCCTCGTCGAAGAATCCAATCTTCTGATTTTGGACGAACCCACGAACCATTTGGACGTAGATACGATCTTGTGGCTTCAGGATTATCTGATCGAAACGAAAAAGGCAGTCATCCTCGTCACACACGATCGTTACTTTTTGGAAGAAGTCACGGATCGAATCATCGAATTGGAAAACGGCAATCTTTCCTCGTTTCCGGGAAACTTCGGATTCTATCTGGAAAAGAAAGCGGAACTGGAAGCCAATCGGGAACGGGCCGAGCACAAGGAAAAACAATTTCTAAAGAAGGAATTGGAATGGCTGCGCAGACAACCGAAGGCCAGAGGAACCAAACAAAAGGGAAGAACCGATCGCGCCCTCGAAGTGTTGAACCGAAAAAAAGCGGGAAAGGAAATCGTTTTGGATTTTTCCGTTTCGGGAAGAAAGCTTGGAAAGAAAATTCTGGAATTAAAAAATCTCACGAAGTCGTTTCGCAAACCGATTCTATCAGGTTTTTCTTATACGTTTAAAAACGGAGAACGAATCGGAATCGTAGGTCCGAACGGCGCCGGAAAATCCACTCTGCTCAATTTGATCAGCGGACGCGAAAAACCCGATTCGGGAGACGTAAGCGTCGGAATGAACACGAGTTTCGGTTACTTCGATCAAATCTCCAAGGAACTTCCGGGAGAAATGAGAGTGATCGACTATGTCAAAAAAGAATGCGGAGTTTCCGTCAAGATGAGCGACGATCGCGTATTGAGCGCGGCGGATATGCTGGAACTCTTTTTGTTCGACGGACGGTTGCAGGCGGGCGCTATCAAGAATTTATCGGGAGGAGAAAGAAGAAGACTTTATCTCGTCGCGATTCTGATGACCAATCCGAACTTTCTGATTTTGGACGAGCCAACCAACGATCTCGATATCAAAACCCTTTCGGTTTTGGAGGAATTTCTCGTCGAATTCGGGGGATGTATTCTGGTCGTTTCCCACGATCGTTACTTTATGGACCGAACCGTGGATTATCTGTTCGTTTTTCAAGGGAACGGAGTCGTCGAAAAATTTCCGGGGAACTATTCCGAATATTTAGAATATAAGAATTATCTAAATAAACAGAAGGACAAGAAGGAGCCCGAAGTCAGACAAAAGGAAACCGATTCCTCCAAAAACAAAAAAGGGCTGAACTTCAACCAGAAGAAAGAACTCGAGGCCTTGGAAGCGGAGATTTCCGAATTGGAAGACGAAGAACGAAAACTCACCGAACTTCTTCAGTCGGGAAGCGGAAAACCGGAGGAACTAGCCGCTTCTGGAAAACGTCTGACCGAAATTCATTCCATTCTTCCCTTAAAAATGGAACGCTGGGAAGAACTGCAGAGTTTGCTTTAG
- a CDS encoding adenylate/guanylate cyclase domain-containing protein — protein MLEINHRYLPFGTSGALLFISGANSKSRTDLSLLSEEIAKKEIGTICVISNDHSIDAETLDSIDPLVTVLSIQIPPGPETNDSVFGTFLKIQKFLKRGNLLFLIEPDCESRFPLFLSKLLLASDPSLTDSELESRVSRFGYSAPDGDQAVFRKFLSRHKDPHSFHEIPPGEFSVSSHLVREGRRPSALKYKIQYEPGVENLTKIKAVPLTEEDRKNQKIGFQSSPIHAIEIDHLEDDQKLKEISVDPPPHSSSVAAETSPSSSISDSTTVNGSASTTAPAPATNGKESTNGSAASAASTAPPESAQEASVNRSEASSQKSVDKTDSAKTKSASSQNQNSPVAKSPADDGDKQASGSSAKTKLPLQIKLMAVISLLMTITVSTIIFFASSAFRGDSEVRVLQNNLNLVNILGLKIKTDINEILSNGKQIVGALAQGKAGLSFADIFFQNDPDFIYAGLFQIENNTPSSINEFFNEPYLSEVKVSPKEISDLIAGRPGLITKSVLTGGRMENLSAEFKEPIFAIAVPSSSSNPKVLVLILRLEKFLNAFQKQDISEVFLVNGEGDLIAHSDPKLLQSNTNFMNLPIMESMVNSSENTKQTEYKDKEGKSWFGSFQKLGFGGGAVISIVPEDKAFEAVYRIQRTNLLIMGIALCLALIIVFFFAKTITKPLLNLLHATTEIARGNFKIGISSTTRDEVGLLTDYFVDMGKGLEEREKVKDALGRFVNKEIAEMVLKQELTLGGERKMCAIFFSDIRSFTAISEKLQPEEVVEFLNEYMTEMVHCVNETHGIVDKFIGDAIMATWGAAKTSDQDAANAVTGALMMREALLRFNQGRGGDKKPIIKIGCGLNYGPVIAGQIGSEQRLEYTVIGDAVNLASRVEALNKPFGTDILITQDLLDHVPGLFNVEKMQSIKVKGKSEPQVIYAVLGRKDDPNCPKNIEELRNRIGIVWEPPKKGKSEGGEPGEEVKYEILD, from the coding sequence ATGTTAGAAATCAATCATCGTTATCTTCCATTCGGAACTTCGGGCGCTCTCCTATTTATTTCGGGGGCAAATTCCAAATCCCGGACCGATCTTTCCCTTCTTTCCGAAGAAATCGCAAAGAAAGAAATCGGCACGATCTGCGTCATTTCAAACGATCATTCGATCGATGCGGAAACGTTAGACTCCATTGATCCGCTCGTCACGGTTCTTTCGATTCAGATTCCTCCGGGCCCCGAAACCAACGACTCGGTGTTCGGCACTTTTTTGAAAATTCAAAAATTCTTGAAAAGAGGAAACCTTCTTTTCCTGATCGAACCGGATTGTGAATCCAGATTCCCTCTTTTTCTTTCCAAACTTTTACTCGCGAGCGATCCTTCCCTCACAGATTCCGAACTCGAAAGTCGAGTTTCCCGTTTCGGTTATTCGGCCCCGGATGGAGACCAAGCGGTTTTTCGGAAATTTCTTTCCAGACACAAGGACCCGCATTCCTTTCATGAAATCCCTCCGGGAGAATTTTCGGTTTCTTCCCATCTCGTTCGGGAAGGAAGACGTCCGTCCGCATTGAAGTATAAGATTCAATACGAGCCGGGCGTCGAAAATCTTACGAAGATCAAAGCGGTTCCTCTTACGGAAGAAGACCGTAAAAATCAGAAAATCGGCTTTCAATCTTCTCCTATCCATGCGATCGAAATCGATCATCTGGAAGACGATCAAAAATTAAAAGAGATCTCCGTCGATCCGCCTCCGCATTCTTCTTCCGTCGCTGCGGAAACCTCGCCCTCTTCTTCGATTTCCGATTCGACAACGGTAAATGGGAGCGCTTCTACGACCGCACCGGCTCCGGCAACGAACGGAAAAGAATCCACGAACGGTTCCGCAGCGTCAGCGGCATCGACTGCTCCGCCGGAATCCGCTCAAGAGGCGAGCGTGAACCGAAGCGAAGCTTCTTCGCAAAAGTCGGTCGACAAAACCGATTCTGCAAAAACGAAATCCGCTTCTTCGCAAAATCAAAATTCTCCCGTTGCAAAAAGTCCGGCCGACGATGGCGACAAACAAGCTTCGGGAAGTTCGGCTAAAACGAAACTTCCGCTTCAGATCAAGTTGATGGCGGTGATTTCTCTTTTGATGACGATCACGGTTTCCACGATCATCTTCTTCGCTTCCTCCGCGTTTCGCGGAGACTCCGAAGTTCGAGTGTTGCAAAACAATTTAAATTTAGTGAATATTCTCGGGTTAAAGATCAAAACCGACATCAACGAGATTCTTTCCAACGGAAAACAGATCGTCGGCGCGCTCGCACAGGGAAAAGCCGGTCTTTCGTTTGCGGATATTTTCTTTCAAAACGATCCCGACTTTATCTACGCGGGTTTGTTTCAAATCGAGAACAACACGCCCTCTTCGATCAACGAGTTCTTCAACGAACCGTATTTAAGCGAGGTCAAGGTTTCTCCGAAAGAAATTTCGGATCTGATCGCGGGCCGTCCCGGTTTGATCACGAAGTCCGTTTTGACCGGCGGTAGAATGGAGAATCTCAGCGCGGAATTCAAGGAGCCTATCTTTGCGATCGCGGTCCCTTCCTCCAGTTCCAATCCGAAAGTTCTCGTCTTGATTTTACGTTTGGAAAAATTCCTAAACGCATTCCAAAAACAGGATATTTCCGAAGTATTTCTCGTAAACGGAGAAGGAGATTTGATCGCACACTCCGATCCGAAACTTCTTCAATCCAACACGAACTTCATGAATCTTCCGATCATGGAATCCATGGTCAACAGTTCGGAAAACACCAAACAAACCGAATACAAGGACAAGGAAGGAAAGTCCTGGTTCGGTTCGTTTCAAAAGCTGGGCTTCGGCGGCGGCGCTGTGATCTCCATCGTTCCCGAAGACAAGGCGTTTGAAGCGGTTTATCGAATCCAAAGAACCAATCTTCTCATCATGGGGATCGCCCTTTGTTTGGCGCTGATCATCGTTTTCTTCTTTGCGAAGACGATCACCAAACCTCTGTTAAACCTTTTACACGCGACGACCGAAATCGCACGCGGAAACTTCAAGATCGGAATCAGTTCCACGACCCGGGACGAAGTCGGTCTTCTCACGGATTACTTCGTGGACATGGGCAAGGGTCTGGAAGAACGCGAAAAGGTAAAAGATGCCCTCGGACGTTTCGTAAACAAAGAAATCGCCGAAATGGTTCTGAAACAGGAACTTACCCTCGGTGGAGAACGGAAGATGTGCGCCATTTTCTTCTCGGATATCCGCAGTTTTACGGCGATTTCCGAAAAACTTCAACCGGAAGAAGTCGTCGAATTCTTAAACGAGTACATGACCGAGATGGTTCATTGCGTGAATGAAACACACGGGATCGTCGACAAGTTTATCGGAGATGCAATCATGGCGACCTGGGGAGCTGCGAAAACTTCGGATCAAGACGCGGCCAACGCAGTCACCGGCGCGCTTATGATGAGAGAGGCGCTTCTTCGTTTTAACCAAGGCAGAGGCGGCGATAAAAAGCCGATCATCAAAATCGGCTGCGGTTTAAACTACGGCCCCGTCATTGCGGGTCAGATCGGTTCCGAACAAAGACTCGAATACACAGTGATCGGGGACGCAGTGAACTTGGCTTCCCGCGTGGAAGCGTTGAATAAACCGTTCGGAACGGATATTCTCATTACGCAGGATCTTTTGGATCACGTTCCCGGTCTGTTCAACGTCGAAAAGATGCAGTCCATCAAAGTGAAGGGGAAATCAGAACCTCAGGTGATCTATGCGGTTCTCGGCCGTAAGGACGATCCGAATTGTCCTAAAAACATAGAAGAACTCAGAAACCGAATCGGCATCGTCTGGGAACCTCCTAAAAAAGGAAAATCGGAAGGCGGAGAGCCCGGAGAAGAAGTTAAGTATGAGATACTTGACTGA
- a CDS encoding sensor histidine kinase: MCAESFLGEDFQESYSVTESEFQWVASLQTPIGVLDHGLRIIKCNSSFANRCLGIFSEAWKNQILDRVLQFQNPSLLEEFKNSKLEKPIFFREQFLNSSHEELHLRGTLTRVRSGNEEVLFLEISESSESKKSKLKEKEIAAVISRLYHDLQEPIRNHNAFLKLLSDRFVNELNPKGKEFLRIARDGGERLWNRIQSLLSFLRIEKEKNIFRTLSLEEVWKNSLDPVKDDLETANANISVEGIFPRIVGNGFLLQELFTQLLSNSIRFKRPNEALILSVSCFMDDGWNKVRVRDNGIGLESKEQRISIDLFKTFHESNESAGQGTGLFFCKRIAELHGGSLEIETGLAEGFGVLIRFPKEFQLEQI, encoded by the coding sequence ATGTGCGCGGAGTCTTTTTTAGGCGAAGATTTTCAGGAGTCCTACTCAGTGACTGAATCGGAATTTCAATGGGTTGCCTCTCTTCAAACGCCGATCGGCGTTTTGGATCATGGATTGCGTATTATAAAGTGCAATTCTTCTTTTGCAAATCGATGTTTGGGAATTTTTTCCGAAGCTTGGAAGAATCAAATTCTCGATCGGGTTCTGCAGTTTCAAAATCCTTCTCTTTTGGAAGAATTCAAAAATTCTAAATTAGAAAAACCGATTTTTTTCAGGGAACAATTCTTGAATTCTTCACACGAAGAATTGCACTTAAGGGGTACTTTGACTCGGGTTCGATCCGGAAACGAAGAAGTTTTGTTTTTAGAGATTTCCGAATCTTCGGAATCAAAAAAATCGAAACTAAAGGAAAAGGAAATTGCCGCGGTGATTTCCCGATTGTATCACGATCTCCAAGAACCGATTCGAAATCACAATGCCTTTCTAAAATTACTTTCCGATCGCTTTGTAAATGAATTGAATCCAAAAGGAAAGGAATTTCTTCGGATCGCGAGAGACGGCGGGGAACGTCTTTGGAATCGGATTCAATCTCTTCTTTCGTTTTTACGAATCGAAAAAGAAAAGAACATCTTTCGAACTCTTTCTTTGGAAGAAGTCTGGAAGAATTCTCTCGATCCGGTCAAAGACGATCTTGAAACTGCGAACGCGAACATATCCGTGGAAGGAATCTTTCCTCGGATCGTTGGTAACGGTTTTCTTTTACAAGAGCTCTTTACGCAGCTTCTTTCCAATTCGATTCGATTCAAGCGACCGAACGAAGCTTTGATTCTTTCCGTTTCTTGTTTTATGGACGACGGATGGAACAAGGTTCGCGTTCGAGACAACGGAATCGGACTCGAATCAAAGGAACAAAGAATTTCCATCGACTTATTCAAAACCTTTCATGAATCGAATGAGTCGGCCGGACAAGGAACCGGTTTGTTTTTTTGTAAAAGGATCGCCGAACTTCACGGAGGAAGTTTGGAAATCGAAACCGGTTTAGCGGAAGGTTTCGGAGTTTTGATTCGGTTTCCCAAAGAGTTTCAGTTAGAACAAATATAG
- a CDS encoding FecR family protein, translating to MRYLTEGKYVVTFLTGLVILFSILLYLHITSGHKKGTNPEIGKIIFKNRKAQRKFDSEVMWEEIETEMKVRNRDTVRTEDGAEAVLVLNDGTEIKLDQKSMIFLDFSDKNLSIDFAYGSVSANKDSGTELKIKSGETTVEVNQGDLKLSKSEDQALNLEVSKGNAKVKSGNQESNVANNQAIELKNGKSEIRSLSISLTSPSERKFVQTPSNAAAIAFGWNKVEGVKDYTLEISNHPSFTKNVTRSKSNSISLNKSLEKGTHYWRVTALHPGTDKPEYSETRSLTVLGNLQPSVFAPARGEEFKFTSSPPSVVIQWTPVDLSKSYTLELAKDKNFKESILTQEIQGTLYRWDKTKEGTYYARVTPKSSMPDLKTSTSEAISFHIRKLEKAEPPILKKPSDQEEISLRKFSKEGSLFVWSGSSDLSEYTLEIANDNDFKNLLFSKRTNSFSLTSSPIANAGTYFWRVRAAAKEGDPVVSPSRQFKIQALESFDLLFPSNEQELGHPANQKLTFRWQRPEPSGVYKLEIAKNSEFSGNVIRENFRASSGTVQLPSVGEYFWKVSLLGSNGENLLTSKTQSFKTSDNAPFLSQNSPATEETIDISNRDSIDFRWEIEGNTESVALEIFELRSKGNKSIWKRELKGDSYSFKDFAILEEGKFQWRISAKYKDKTGATKFTIPVSRNFEIKLSKTVRPPEILSPKEIYVE from the coding sequence ATGAGATACTTGACTGAAGGAAAATACGTCGTCACCTTTCTTACGGGACTCGTAATCCTCTTTAGTATATTATTATACCTTCATATCACTTCGGGTCACAAAAAAGGGACCAACCCGGAGATCGGCAAAATCATATTCAAAAACCGGAAAGCGCAGAGAAAGTTCGATTCGGAAGTGATGTGGGAAGAGATCGAAACCGAGATGAAAGTCCGCAACCGGGACACGGTCCGCACGGAAGACGGAGCCGAAGCGGTTCTTGTTTTAAACGACGGAACCGAAATCAAACTCGATCAAAAGAGCATGATCTTTCTCGACTTCTCCGATAAGAACTTATCCATCGACTTCGCTTACGGATCGGTTTCGGCAAACAAAGACAGCGGCACCGAACTTAAAATCAAAAGCGGCGAAACGACCGTGGAAGTCAACCAGGGCGACCTGAAACTTTCCAAGTCCGAGGACCAAGCGTTGAACCTGGAAGTTTCCAAAGGAAACGCGAAGGTCAAATCCGGAAATCAGGAATCGAACGTTGCGAACAACCAAGCCATCGAACTGAAAAACGGAAAATCGGAAATCCGTTCCTTGTCGATTTCTCTCACTTCTCCATCGGAACGAAAGTTCGTGCAAACTCCGTCGAATGCCGCGGCGATCGCATTCGGCTGGAACAAGGTCGAAGGCGTAAAGGATTATACGTTGGAAATTTCGAATCATCCGAGTTTTACGAAAAACGTAACTCGCTCGAAATCGAATTCGATTTCCCTAAACAAGTCTTTGGAAAAAGGAACGCATTATTGGCGAGTCACCGCGCTCCATCCCGGAACCGATAAACCGGAATACAGCGAGACCCGTTCCTTGACCGTTCTCGGAAATCTACAACCGTCGGTCTTTGCACCGGCACGAGGGGAAGAATTCAAGTTCACTTCTTCTCCCCCGAGCGTCGTCATTCAATGGACTCCCGTGGATCTGAGCAAAAGTTATACTCTCGAACTCGCCAAGGACAAGAATTTCAAAGAATCGATTCTTACCCAGGAAATCCAGGGAACGTTGTATCGCTGGGATAAAACGAAGGAAGGAACGTATTACGCTCGCGTAACTCCGAAATCCTCCATGCCCGATCTGAAAACGTCTACCTCCGAAGCGATTTCGTTTCATATCCGTAAGTTGGAAAAAGCAGAACCTCCTATCTTAAAAAAACCTTCCGATCAGGAGGAGATTTCCCTCCGCAAATTCTCGAAAGAAGGAAGTCTGTTCGTTTGGTCGGGTTCCTCCGATCTGAGCGAATACACTCTTGAAATCGCAAACGACAACGACTTTAAGAACCTTCTTTTCAGCAAAAGAACGAACTCATTCTCCCTAACCTCGAGTCCGATCGCAAACGCGGGAACGTATTTCTGGAGAGTCAGAGCCGCGGCAAAAGAGGGAGATCCGGTCGTATCACCGAGCCGTCAGTTTAAGATCCAGGCGCTCGAATCTTTCGACTTACTTTTCCCTTCAAACGAACAGGAATTGGGTCATCCGGCCAATCAAAAATTGACCTTTCGCTGGCAAAGACCCGAGCCTTCCGGTGTATATAAGTTAGAGATCGCCAAAAATTCTGAATTCAGCGGAAACGTGATTCGGGAGAATTTCCGCGCTTCTTCCGGAACCGTGCAGCTTCCATCCGTCGGTGAATACTTCTGGAAGGTTTCTCTGCTCGGATCCAACGGGGAGAATTTATTGACGAGTAAAACTCAGTCGTTCAAGACTTCGGACAACGCGCCCTTCCTAAGTCAGAACAGCCCGGCGACCGAAGAGACCATCGATATTTCCAATCGGGACAGCATCGACTTCCGTTGGGAAATCGAAGGAAACACGGAATCGGTGGCTCTCGAAATTTTCGAGCTAAGATCGAAAGGAAATAAGTCGATCTGGAAAAGAGAACTGAAAGGAGATTCTTATTCGTTTAAGGATTTTGCAATCTTAGAAGAAGGTAAGTTTCAGTGGAGAATCTCCGCGAAATACAAGGACAAAACCGGTGCGACCAAGTTCACCATTCCGGTTTCCAGAAATTTCGAGATCAAGCTGAGTAAAACGGTCCGACCTCCGGAAATTCTTTCGCCGAAGGAAATTTATGTGGAATAG
- a CDS encoding LIC11435 family protein, whose protein sequence is MWNRIHIIFILLFLLLLPVFGEEENQYLEWKPVPEAGGYLVEIKDPSGRIAREKTKSTRFEVNLPPGVYEHRIGVLNKFGRVSVFSEWIAFEVILSRAPFVDPDSNVKLVKEKLGPVLTVKGDNFTEAMNVTLLLPSGETIKPEFEYINSKEIKIKIDGLNLKNGSYTLSLENPRNKKTAKKGFLVLADTEQELAEIVKRGEQEERVASPGIQWGPAMQSAVLPGWGQSNQDKKYRSWIFPILIAGAVAYSAQQYGEYNSSLATLDQSKNLNQSLLLMDNPALLPFATFNYMQVQSDYSNAVSHYNQFNISLGIVALLYLLNVSDAAFVSPSTTKTTVSETDRGYVPYFKTSTIDAGQGGRSSGQFFPNSFEFGMKIFL, encoded by the coding sequence ATGTGGAATAGAATTCATATCATCTTCATTCTTTTGTTCCTTCTCTTACTTCCCGTTTTCGGAGAGGAAGAGAATCAATATTTGGAATGGAAGCCCGTGCCCGAAGCGGGAGGTTATCTCGTAGAAATCAAGGATCCGAGCGGGAGAATCGCGCGAGAAAAAACCAAGTCCACCCGTTTCGAAGTCAATCTTCCGCCGGGAGTTTACGAACACAGGATCGGAGTTCTCAATAAATTCGGAAGGGTTTCCGTGTTTTCGGAATGGATAGCCTTTGAGGTGATTCTTTCCCGCGCGCCCTTTGTGGACCCGGATTCGAACGTCAAACTCGTCAAAGAAAAACTCGGCCCCGTTCTGACCGTAAAGGGAGATAACTTTACCGAAGCGATGAACGTTACGCTTCTTCTTCCTTCCGGAGAAACGATCAAACCCGAATTCGAATACATCAACTCGAAAGAAATCAAAATCAAGATCGACGGTTTGAATCTCAAAAACGGAAGTTATACTCTTTCCTTGGAAAACCCGAGAAACAAGAAGACCGCCAAAAAAGGATTTTTGGTTTTGGCCGATACCGAACAAGAACTTGCGGAAATCGTTAAACGAGGGGAACAGGAAGAACGAGTCGCGAGTCCGGGAATCCAATGGGGACCGGCGATGCAATCCGCGGTTTTACCAGGTTGGGGACAATCCAATCAGGACAAGAAGTATAGAAGTTGGATTTTTCCGATCTTGATCGCGGGAGCGGTCGCTTATTCCGCACAGCAATACGGAGAATATAACTCGAGTTTGGCGACCCTCGATCAAAGCAAGAATCTGAATCAGAGTCTTTTGTTGATGGATAACCCTGCGTTACTCCCCTTTGCAACGTTCAATTACATGCAGGTCCAGTCGGATTACTCGAACGCCGTTTCCCATTACAATCAGTTCAACATTTCCTTAGGGATCGTTGCGCTTCTCTACCTGCTAAATGTGTCAGATGCGGCATTTGTAAGCCCATCCACGACGAAAACGACGGTTTCCGAAACCGACCGAGGATACGTTCCGTATTTCAAAACAAGCACCATCGACGCCGGACAAGGGGGTCGCAGTTCCGGTCAATTTTTTCCGAATTCTTTTGAATTTGGGATGAAAATTTTCCTATAA
- a CDS encoding peptidylprolyl isomerase gives MATAVFKTNYGNFSVYLDEEKAPITAGNFIKLAKDGFYNGLTFHRVIKNFMIQGGCPTGNGTGGPGYKIQDEFHKDLKNAKYTLSMANAGPNTGGSQFFINVRDNFYLDNRHAVFGKVTEGMDIVETISETETGFQDKPTKSVVIESITVSE, from the coding sequence ATGGCAACTGCGGTATTTAAGACAAATTATGGAAATTTTTCGGTCTATCTGGACGAGGAAAAGGCTCCAATCACTGCGGGAAATTTTATCAAATTAGCGAAAGACGGATTTTACAACGGCCTTACATTTCATAGGGTTATCAAAAATTTTATGATTCAGGGCGGTTGTCCGACCGGAAACGGAACCGGAGGCCCGGGTTACAAAATTCAGGACGAGTTCCACAAGGATCTCAAAAACGCGAAATACACGCTTTCTATGGCAAATGCCGGACCGAATACGGGCGGATCGCAGTTCTTTATCAACGTAAGAGATAATTTCTATTTGGACAATCGTCATGCGGTGTTCGGTAAGGTTACCGAGGGAATGGATATCGTAGAAACGATTTCGGAAACCGAAACCGGTTTTCAAGATAAGCCGACCAAGTCGGTCGTGATCGAGTCGATTACCGTTTCGGAATAA